The following proteins are co-located in the Paraburkholderia phytofirmans PsJN genome:
- a CDS encoding putative bifunctional diguanylate cyclase/phosphodiesterase: MQVPLYAETRTRDAALASAPYGMFTCTADGTFDCVNAAFEKLTGLAAEELIGRRTFESLFDPAELAKRRAELPSLAMVTSRYEGEWSFLRRNGTPVRVVLALAPLVTEPARTACPALYVGIAIDMTRYAQSEARLWYVAHHDGVTRLPNQTLFTERLELTIARCERSGSGFTVLIAELDHLRKLRDALGLHAAELVLQIVGERLRGLFPNDGTIASIGGTQFALLVNETGPAADAFAAEALGRIAEAIDYAGTALNITASIGIVAYPADGGDAPTLMRRAGVALSAASAVNGNAVRRFSTALEGQAARRFELQTMLRDAIDRQQLHLVYQPQVTLSNGHIAQVEALLRWNHPQRGLISPVEFVPVAEEAGLIEQIGEWVIRTACRDAGKLLRLTGNLPRFAVNVSPQQFQRHNLFETIREALEDAALDPSYLEVEITEGVLLGDTEQALQTLFALRDLGVEVAVDDFGTGYSSLAYLTRFPLNRLKIDRSFVMRMSTDPQCAALVGAIIAMAHALKLRVTAEGVETAEQAAQLEALGCDEAQGFWFSRPITVAALRNLLRPLGTL; this comes from the coding sequence ATGCAAGTCCCCCTCTACGCCGAAACGCGTACGCGCGATGCCGCGCTTGCATCGGCGCCTTACGGCATGTTTACCTGCACTGCGGACGGCACGTTCGACTGCGTCAACGCCGCTTTCGAAAAGCTGACGGGACTGGCGGCTGAAGAACTGATCGGCCGGCGCACCTTCGAGTCTTTGTTCGATCCGGCCGAACTGGCCAAGCGTCGCGCCGAACTGCCGTCGCTTGCCATGGTGACTTCGCGCTATGAAGGCGAGTGGAGCTTCTTGCGACGCAACGGCACGCCGGTTCGCGTTGTGCTGGCGTTGGCGCCGCTCGTCACCGAGCCCGCGCGGACCGCTTGTCCCGCGCTGTATGTGGGCATCGCCATCGACATGACGCGTTACGCGCAATCGGAAGCGCGTCTCTGGTACGTCGCGCATCACGACGGCGTGACCCGCCTGCCGAATCAAACGCTTTTCACCGAACGGCTGGAACTCACGATCGCGCGTTGCGAGCGTAGCGGCAGCGGTTTTACCGTGCTGATCGCCGAGCTCGATCATCTGCGCAAACTGCGCGACGCGCTCGGCTTGCATGCGGCCGAACTCGTGCTGCAAATCGTCGGCGAACGGTTGCGCGGTCTTTTTCCGAACGACGGCACGATCGCCTCGATCGGCGGCACGCAGTTCGCATTGCTGGTCAACGAAACCGGCCCGGCGGCCGATGCGTTCGCCGCCGAAGCGCTGGGCCGCATTGCCGAGGCGATCGATTACGCCGGCACCGCGTTGAACATTACCGCGAGCATCGGCATCGTGGCGTATCCGGCCGACGGCGGCGATGCGCCTACGCTGATGCGCCGCGCGGGCGTGGCGTTGTCGGCGGCCTCGGCGGTGAACGGCAATGCGGTGCGGCGCTTTTCCACCGCGCTCGAAGGCCAGGCCGCGCGCCGCTTCGAACTGCAGACCATGTTGCGCGACGCAATCGATCGTCAGCAACTGCATCTCGTGTATCAACCGCAGGTCACGCTCTCCAACGGCCATATCGCGCAGGTGGAGGCGCTGCTGCGCTGGAACCACCCGCAACGCGGCCTGATCAGTCCCGTCGAATTCGTGCCGGTTGCGGAGGAGGCGGGCTTGATCGAGCAGATCGGCGAGTGGGTGATCCGGACCGCGTGCCGCGATGCCGGCAAGTTGCTGCGGCTGACGGGCAACTTGCCGCGCTTCGCGGTGAACGTCTCGCCGCAGCAGTTCCAGCGGCACAATCTGTTCGAGACCATCCGCGAGGCGTTGGAAGATGCCGCACTCGACCCGTCGTATCTCGAAGTGGAAATCACCGAGGGCGTTCTGCTCGGCGACACCGAACAGGCGTTGCAGACGCTCTTTGCATTACGCGATCTGGGCGTGGAGGTGGCGGTAGACGACTTCGGCACCGGCTATTCGAGCCTCGCTTATCTGACGCGCTTTCCGTTGAATCGCCTGAAAATCGACCGCTCGTTTGTGATGCGCATGAGCACCGATCCGCAGTGCGCGGCGCTGGTGGGCGCCATCATCGCGATGGCGCACGCGCTCAAACTGCGCGTGACGGCCGAAGGCGTCGAAACGGCGGAGCAGGCCGCGCAACTCGAAGCGCTCGGTTGCGATGAAGCGCAAGGCTTCTGGTTTTCGCGGCCGATCACCGTTGCGGCACTGCGTAATCTGTTGAGGCCCTTGGGCACTCTCTGA
- a CDS encoding sensor histidine kinase: MDSRHQEPSSPTRQFDAAAAFEALPEAYLILNHRYEILLANARYLHLTGQSAVDLLGKSILDVNQFGSSEQREARRAWLTTALRELSTGESKWSPLFRYEMPGHAGAGGESETRLPRYWTIKASLLPARDGQASAIALRVSEVTERVSDYERDQRERAKLRSQAQLRRLLADEARAQLREQQERFQIAMTFSQLGAWELDPVTGAIDCTDQCKLNLGLGLNAELTAARLFDEIVHPEDRARLRDAMNQALAAHDHFEVDYRVGWANGSVRWILVRGVGRFLPDGTLSSIIGFTLDITSRKEAELEQREIAASEKRMREHSERLAMAMDHFVTTVSHELRSPLSAIMSWTDLLQRAADPSHLARATSVISRNARQLSHMVDDLLDSGAIVTGKLSVNLQPVDLGALAGIIAEDMRMHAEAKGLRLIADDLASATVLADEGRMKQVVWNLVSNAVKFSPQGTVELSVRADAECVEVAVRDTGLGLDRESMERIFERFQQFGADGSGRVAGLGLGLWLVKNLVDLHGGTVTAESPGPGQGATFRVRLPAYR; the protein is encoded by the coding sequence ATGGACAGCCGCCACCAGGAACCTTCCTCGCCGACTCGCCAGTTCGACGCAGCCGCCGCATTCGAGGCGTTGCCCGAGGCCTACCTGATCCTCAACCACCGCTACGAGATCCTGCTCGCCAACGCACGTTATCTGCACTTGACGGGGCAGTCGGCGGTCGATCTGCTCGGCAAATCGATTCTCGACGTTAATCAGTTCGGCTCGTCCGAGCAACGGGAAGCGCGGCGTGCGTGGCTGACCACTGCCTTGCGCGAGCTGTCCACTGGCGAGTCGAAATGGTCGCCGCTGTTTCGCTACGAAATGCCCGGTCACGCGGGGGCAGGCGGCGAGAGCGAAACCCGGCTGCCGCGCTACTGGACGATCAAGGCGAGCCTGTTGCCCGCGCGTGACGGACAAGCCAGCGCGATCGCGCTGCGTGTGAGCGAAGTCACCGAGCGCGTTTCCGACTACGAACGCGACCAGCGTGAGCGCGCGAAGCTGCGCTCGCAGGCCCAACTGCGCCGGCTCCTCGCCGATGAAGCCAGGGCGCAATTGCGCGAGCAGCAGGAGCGCTTCCAGATTGCCATGACGTTTTCGCAACTGGGCGCGTGGGAACTGGATCCGGTGACCGGTGCGATTGATTGCACCGATCAATGCAAGTTGAACCTCGGTCTGGGGTTGAACGCGGAGTTGACCGCAGCGCGCCTGTTCGACGAAATCGTGCATCCCGAAGACCGCGCCCGTTTGCGTGATGCGATGAATCAGGCGCTGGCGGCCCACGACCATTTCGAAGTCGATTACCGGGTCGGCTGGGCAAACGGCAGTGTGCGCTGGATCCTCGTGCGCGGCGTCGGCCGTTTCCTGCCGGACGGCACCTTGAGTTCCATCATCGGCTTCACGCTCGACATCACGTCGCGGAAAGAAGCCGAACTAGAGCAGCGGGAGATCGCGGCTTCCGAGAAACGCATGCGCGAGCATAGCGAACGTCTCGCCATGGCAATGGATCATTTCGTCACCACCGTCAGCCACGAACTGCGCTCGCCGCTTTCGGCCATCATGTCGTGGACCGATCTGTTGCAGCGCGCAGCCGATCCTTCGCATCTGGCGCGCGCCACCAGCGTGATCAGCCGCAACGCGCGGCAACTGTCGCATATGGTGGACGATCTGCTCGACAGCGGCGCGATCGTGACCGGCAAATTGTCGGTCAATTTGCAGCCCGTCGATCTTGGCGCGCTGGCCGGGATCATCGCTGAAGATATGCGCATGCATGCCGAAGCCAAAGGCTTGCGGCTGATTGCGGACGATCTGGCGTCCGCTACGGTGCTCGCCGACGAAGGCCGCATGAAGCAGGTGGTCTGGAATCTCGTGTCGAACGCGGTGAAATTCAGCCCGCAAGGCACCGTCGAACTGTCGGTGCGGGCCGACGCCGAGTGTGTCGAAGTCGCGGTGCGCGATACCGGGCTCGGTCTGGATCGGGAATCGATGGAGCGGATTTTCGAACGCTTCCAGCAGTTCGGTGCCGATGGTTCTGGCCGCGTGGCCGGTCTCGGTTTGGGATTGTGGCTCGTGAAGAACCTGGTGGATCTGCACGGCGGCACGGTCACCGCGGAAAGCCCCGGCCCGGGACAGGGCGCGACGTTTCGGGTGAGGCTGCCGGCGTACCGCTAG
- a CDS encoding CopG family transcriptional regulator, which translates to MSKLKLIDASRPKGGETEKITINLGPIDLGQIDLLVEEGFYSNRTDLIRTAIRNQIAVHAQAVAETVTRRAMVLGMQHFSRQDLEAAQAAHEQLDIHVLGLASIAADVPPELAAATIASVVVLGAFHASPAVKAALAGRIS; encoded by the coding sequence ATGTCAAAACTCAAGCTCATCGACGCTTCACGCCCGAAAGGCGGCGAAACCGAAAAAATCACCATCAACCTGGGCCCGATCGACCTCGGCCAGATCGATTTGCTGGTCGAAGAGGGCTTTTACTCGAACCGCACCGACCTGATCCGCACGGCGATCCGCAACCAGATCGCGGTGCATGCTCAGGCCGTCGCGGAGACGGTGACCCGGCGCGCCATGGTGCTGGGCATGCAGCACTTCTCGCGTCAGGACCTCGAAGCGGCTCAGGCCGCGCACGAACAACTGGACATTCACGTGCTAGGCCTCGCCAGCATCGCAGCCGATGTGCCGCCCGAGCTCGCGGCGGCCACGATTGCATCGGTGGTGGTGCTAGGCGCGTTTCATGCGTCGCCCGCTGTCAAGGCGGCGCTTGCCGGCCGCATCAGCTAG
- a CDS encoding extracellular catalytic domain type 1 short-chain-length polyhydroxyalkanoate depolymerase has product MKMNEDFLKSMTDAFELLRTKGPQEATAAVQRALAGGKANEGRADHSPASNTPNASEWAQAWKQMQTQAQARPAPHAPGAPSFEADSPGTFSTHTFSNAAGQRQYKLYVPAVYNSEPVPLIVMLHGCTQNADDFAAGTRMNEMAERHGFIVVYPNQAQAANHSKCWNWFKPADQLRDQGEPSLIAGITREVMGGYRVDPARVYVAGLSAGGAMADIMLKTSPDLYAAAGVHSGLAYGCAKDLPSALGAMKGGKAQGKRAHGTPQRPLIVFHGDADTTVHPSNAAEIVAAFDAGTTTLSQQSGAASGQRAYTRQRHVAANGVEAESWSIHGAAHAWAGGSQRGSYTDPSGPDATAEMVRFFLAHPRGH; this is encoded by the coding sequence ATGAAGATGAACGAAGATTTCCTGAAATCGATGACAGATGCCTTCGAGCTATTGCGCACGAAGGGCCCGCAGGAAGCCACCGCGGCGGTTCAGCGCGCGCTCGCGGGCGGCAAAGCGAACGAGGGCCGCGCGGACCACTCCCCAGCATCGAACACGCCGAATGCCAGCGAATGGGCGCAAGCGTGGAAGCAAATGCAAACGCAAGCGCAGGCGCGCCCCGCTCCGCACGCCCCCGGCGCGCCGTCTTTCGAAGCCGACTCGCCGGGCACCTTCAGCACGCACACGTTCAGCAACGCAGCGGGCCAACGCCAGTACAAGCTCTACGTGCCGGCTGTCTACAACAGCGAACCCGTGCCGCTGATCGTCATGCTCCACGGCTGCACGCAGAACGCCGACGACTTCGCCGCCGGCACGCGCATGAACGAAATGGCCGAGCGTCATGGCTTTATCGTCGTGTATCCGAATCAGGCTCAAGCGGCCAATCATTCGAAATGCTGGAACTGGTTCAAGCCTGCCGATCAACTGCGCGACCAGGGCGAGCCGTCGTTGATCGCCGGCATCACGCGAGAAGTGATGGGTGGCTATCGAGTAGATCCCGCGCGCGTGTACGTCGCGGGTCTGTCGGCGGGCGGGGCGATGGCGGACATCATGCTGAAGACGTCGCCCGATCTCTACGCCGCGGCCGGCGTGCATTCGGGGCTCGCCTACGGCTGCGCGAAGGACTTGCCTTCGGCGCTCGGCGCGATGAAGGGCGGCAAAGCGCAAGGCAAACGCGCACATGGCACGCCGCAACGTCCGCTGATCGTGTTTCATGGCGACGCTGACACGACGGTCCATCCGTCGAACGCGGCCGAGATCGTCGCGGCCTTCGACGCCGGCACCACCACCCTCAGCCAGCAATCGGGCGCGGCAAGCGGCCAGCGTGCCTATACGCGGCAACGGCATGTCGCGGCGAACGGCGTGGAAGCGGAGTCGTGGTCGATTCACGGCGCAGCTCACGCGTGGGCCGGCGGCAGTCAGCGCGGTTCGTACACAGATCCGTCCGGTCCCGACGCCACCGCGGAAATGGTGAGGTTTTTCCTGGCCCATCCACGCGGGCATTGA
- a CDS encoding mechanosensitive ion channel family protein, which produces MNDLLTRLFHFQPSLLVTLTHDALHIVLAVLILALGWWLSNRVGSMFARALARTHADPTLAPMLAAMGTWAVRVLVFIAALSEVGIATASVLAVLGAAGLAIGLALQGTLQNIAAGMMLLMLRPFRVGDVIEGSGAAAGIVREVGLFTTRIERGDGNAVFVPNSQIWSNPVINYSSGGTQRIEVEVGLAQRKDVDAAIGELKKLVADEPRVLGGATLAPIVTVADYPDDGGATLRIAAWVRTPDASLTSGDLHEHAQAALEQAGCPVAA; this is translated from the coding sequence ATGAACGATCTCCTGACCCGACTTTTTCACTTCCAGCCGTCGTTGCTCGTCACGCTGACGCACGACGCCCTGCATATCGTGCTGGCCGTGCTGATCCTCGCGCTCGGCTGGTGGCTGTCGAACCGCGTCGGCTCCATGTTCGCCCGCGCGCTCGCGCGCACACATGCTGACCCGACCCTCGCGCCGATGCTGGCGGCCATGGGCACCTGGGCCGTGCGGGTGCTCGTTTTCATCGCGGCGCTCAGCGAAGTCGGCATCGCGACCGCAAGCGTGCTTGCGGTGCTGGGCGCCGCCGGTCTCGCAATTGGGCTCGCGCTGCAAGGCACGCTGCAAAATATCGCGGCCGGCATGATGCTGTTGATGCTGCGGCCGTTTCGCGTCGGCGATGTGATCGAAGGCAGCGGCGCGGCAGCAGGCATCGTGCGCGAAGTGGGGCTCTTCACCACCCGCATCGAACGCGGCGACGGCAATGCCGTGTTCGTGCCGAACAGCCAGATCTGGAGCAATCCGGTGATCAACTACAGCAGCGGCGGCACGCAGCGCATCGAGGTCGAAGTGGGCCTCGCGCAGCGCAAGGACGTCGACGCCGCGATCGGCGAATTGAAGAAACTCGTCGCCGACGAACCGCGCGTGCTGGGCGGTGCCACGCTCGCGCCGATCGTGACGGTCGCGGACTATCCGGACGATGGCGGCGCGACGCTGCGCATCGCGGCGTGGGTGCGCACGCCGGACGCGTCGCTGACCAGCGGCGACCTGCACGAGCACGCGCAGGCCGCGCTCGAACAGGCCGGTTGCCCGGTAGCGGCGTAG
- a CDS encoding ATP-binding protein gives MADLNSSASSTVEADCAREPIQIPGGIQPHGFLFSISATGTLLQVSANTATLTGLPAEHALGQPIAQIVGDEWAERIVSTLATHQEEGIPLYVGSMNDPRANVAGSPAAPFAVIVHRYQGVVIVELEPARGTLDVFSSMYPLVRTFINRLEDVQTVAGLAQLAADEVQRITGYGRTLVYSFDGTGSGHVIAEHVEPGYASYADQHFPGSDIPAQARALYVRNRIRLIADADYRPAPLVPPLHPSTGRPTDLTYASLRSVSPVHVQYMKNMGTLSSMSMSIVVRGKLWGLISCHHDTARVPPFEVRTACEHIAQVLSLQIEAKEDHAEAEYRLELRRALARLLAVMANTDSFTDALAGDPQDLLGLTASDGAAIVFDGRVLLVGTTPSEPEVSKLVEWLDTQVDDTFATDTLATAYPALPVNPDFAGVLAVSISKLFRNYVLWFRKEVVQTIKWAGDPRVKLASLSASLSPRESFAVWTDTVRGRSPAWRPAELEIAVEFRTALLGIVLRRAEELAQLALELGRANKELEGFSYTVSHDLRAPLRHIVGFGDLLRQMESERLSARGNHFVERIISSARFGGKLVDDLLAFSQMGRAALRPQSVDVNAMTEALIADEVKDAPSRDIAWRVGALGHVTADAVLLHVVLRNLIENAVKFTSTRERAEIEIGRYAGDGELAGQDVFFVKDNGVGFDMRYVDKLFGVFQRLHRVEEFAGTGIGLAGVKRIVERHGGKAWAAAEIDKGAAIYFSLPHVFAAAPAAGEKSPAAAMARLTALAPGKRFRPVPKESKDESK, from the coding sequence ATGGCAGACCTCAACTCTTCCGCGTCTTCGACAGTCGAAGCCGACTGCGCGAGAGAACCTATCCAGATTCCCGGCGGCATCCAGCCGCACGGTTTTCTGTTCAGCATTTCGGCCACCGGCACGCTGCTGCAAGTCAGCGCCAACACGGCAACGTTGACCGGCTTACCCGCGGAACACGCGCTGGGCCAGCCGATCGCGCAAATCGTCGGCGACGAATGGGCAGAACGCATTGTCAGTACGCTGGCCACGCACCAGGAAGAAGGCATTCCGCTTTACGTCGGCTCGATGAACGATCCGCGCGCGAACGTCGCCGGTTCACCCGCCGCGCCGTTCGCCGTCATCGTGCATCGGTATCAGGGCGTCGTAATCGTCGAACTGGAACCGGCACGCGGCACGCTCGACGTGTTCTCGTCCATGTACCCGCTGGTGCGCACGTTCATCAACCGTCTGGAAGACGTGCAAACGGTCGCGGGACTCGCGCAACTCGCCGCCGACGAAGTGCAGCGCATCACCGGTTACGGCCGCACGCTGGTCTACAGCTTCGACGGCACCGGCAGCGGCCACGTGATCGCGGAACATGTCGAGCCGGGTTATGCGTCCTACGCGGACCAACACTTCCCGGGCTCCGACATCCCCGCGCAAGCGCGCGCGCTCTATGTGCGCAACCGCATCCGTCTGATCGCGGACGCCGACTACCGGCCCGCGCCGCTCGTGCCGCCGCTGCATCCGTCCACCGGCCGGCCGACGGATCTCACCTACGCGTCGCTGCGCAGCGTCTCGCCGGTGCACGTGCAATATATGAAGAACATGGGCACGCTGTCGTCCATGTCGATGTCGATCGTGGTGCGCGGCAAGCTGTGGGGACTGATTTCCTGCCATCACGACACCGCGCGCGTCCCGCCCTTCGAGGTGCGCACCGCGTGCGAACACATCGCGCAAGTGCTGTCGCTGCAGATCGAAGCGAAGGAGGATCACGCGGAAGCCGAGTACCGGCTCGAACTGCGCCGCGCGCTCGCGCGCCTGCTCGCGGTCATGGCCAATACGGACAGTTTCACGGACGCGCTTGCCGGCGATCCGCAAGATCTGCTCGGACTGACCGCGTCGGACGGCGCGGCGATCGTCTTCGACGGGCGTGTGCTGCTGGTCGGCACCACGCCTTCCGAGCCGGAAGTGTCGAAGCTCGTCGAATGGCTCGACACGCAAGTAGACGACACCTTCGCCACAGACACGCTCGCTACCGCATACCCGGCGTTGCCGGTTAATCCTGACTTTGCGGGCGTGCTCGCGGTATCGATTTCCAAGCTGTTTCGCAACTACGTGCTGTGGTTTCGCAAGGAAGTCGTTCAGACGATCAAATGGGCGGGCGATCCGCGCGTGAAACTGGCCAGCCTGTCCGCTTCCCTCTCGCCGCGCGAGAGCTTTGCTGTCTGGACCGATACCGTACGCGGCCGCTCGCCGGCCTGGCGTCCCGCCGAACTCGAAATCGCGGTCGAGTTCCGTACCGCGCTGCTGGGCATCGTGCTGCGCCGCGCCGAGGAACTCGCCCAACTGGCGCTCGAACTCGGGCGCGCCAACAAGGAACTCGAAGGTTTCTCGTACACGGTATCGCACGACCTGCGCGCGCCGCTGCGGCACATCGTCGGTTTCGGCGACCTGCTGCGCCAGATGGAAAGCGAGCGCCTGTCGGCGCGCGGCAATCATTTCGTCGAGCGAATCATTTCCTCGGCGCGCTTCGGCGGCAAACTCGTCGACGATCTGCTCGCCTTTTCGCAGATGGGGCGCGCGGCCTTGCGTCCGCAATCGGTCGATGTGAACGCCATGACCGAAGCGCTCATCGCGGACGAAGTCAAGGACGCGCCCTCGCGCGACATTGCATGGCGCGTTGGCGCGCTCGGCCATGTGACCGCCGACGCCGTGCTGCTGCATGTCGTGCTCCGGAACCTGATCGAGAACGCGGTAAAATTCACGTCGACCCGCGAGCGCGCTGAAATCGAAATCGGCCGCTATGCGGGTGACGGCGAACTGGCCGGGCAGGATGTCTTTTTTGTCAAAGACAACGGCGTCGGCTTCGACATGCGCTACGTCGATAAACTCTTCGGCGTGTTCCAGCGGCTGCATCGGGTCGAGGAATTCGCCGGTACGGGAATCGGGCTTGCTGGCGTCAAAAGAATTGTGGAGCGGCACGGCGGTAAAGCCTGGGCGGCGGCCGAAATCGACAAGGGCGCAGCGATCTATTTTTCGCTTCCCCACGTATTCGCCGCCGCCCCGGCTGCGGGAGAAAAATCTCCCGCGGCGGCCATGGCGCGACTAACCGCGTTGGCGCCGGGCAAGCGCTTTCGCCCCGTGCCGAAGGAGTCGAAAGATGAATCAAAATGA
- a CDS encoding GAF domain-containing protein, with amino-acid sequence MFEVSSASHLPKAAHYEELVAQARSLLAGETDWIANAANFSAFVFHSLSDLNWAGFYFHDGKELVVGPFQGKPACVRIPLGKGVCGTAAQTRQTQVVRDVREFPGHIACDSASQSEIVVPLVAPDGTLIGVWDVDSPSVARFDEEDAKGMEALCAVFIEAALPRAA; translated from the coding sequence ATGTTCGAAGTCTCCTCCGCCTCGCATCTGCCCAAAGCCGCGCACTATGAAGAACTGGTCGCGCAGGCGCGCTCGCTGCTCGCCGGCGAAACCGACTGGATCGCCAACGCCGCGAATTTTTCCGCCTTCGTGTTTCATTCGCTCAGCGATCTGAACTGGGCCGGCTTTTATTTCCACGATGGTAAGGAACTGGTCGTCGGACCGTTCCAGGGCAAGCCGGCGTGCGTGCGAATTCCGCTCGGCAAGGGCGTCTGCGGCACGGCTGCACAGACGCGGCAAACGCAGGTGGTGCGCGACGTGCGCGAGTTTCCCGGCCATATCGCCTGCGATTCGGCTTCGCAATCGGAAATCGTCGTGCCGCTCGTCGCGCCGGACGGCACGCTGATCGGCGTGTGGGATGTGGACAGTCCGAGCGTCGCGCGCTTCGACGAAGAAGACGCGAAGGGCATGGAAGCGCTATGCGCGGTGTTTATCGAAGCGGCGTTGCCGCGCGCTGCGTAA
- a CDS encoding response regulator → MLRPFLLVEDNPNDVELTLIALEKTRLANPVVSLRDGEEALQYLRREGQWANRSEDNPAVILLDKKLPKIDGHEVLKALRADDKLKRIPVVMLTSSREESDLLRSYDLGVNAYVVKPVAFDDFMAAINDLGVFWGVLNEPPPYPR, encoded by the coding sequence GTGCTAAGACCTTTCCTGCTGGTTGAAGACAATCCCAACGACGTGGAGCTCACGCTGATCGCGCTCGAAAAAACGCGCCTCGCCAATCCCGTCGTGTCTTTGCGCGACGGCGAGGAAGCCTTGCAATATCTGCGCCGCGAAGGCCAATGGGCGAACCGCTCGGAAGACAATCCAGCGGTGATTCTGCTCGACAAGAAGCTGCCCAAGATCGATGGTCACGAGGTGCTCAAAGCCCTGCGCGCCGACGACAAACTCAAGCGCATTCCGGTGGTGATGCTGACGTCGTCGCGCGAAGAAAGCGATCTGTTGCGCAGTTACGATCTCGGCGTCAATGCCTACGTGGTGAAACCCGTCGCGTTCGACGATTTCATGGCGGCGATCAACGACCTCGGCGTGTTCTGGGGCGTGCTGAACGAGCCGCCGCCTTATCCACGTTGA
- a CDS encoding biliverdin-producing heme oxygenase, which translates to MTDTSETTVRSSSGGNEGAAGALPAALVALRAATAERHELLHEIMPLSVDSVALRDYLAHLQILRDWLEPLEAWLGTFSDGPQSPLLPARINRLALIDADLAHESALPQERAASAAWNAHRWQGGASAAYRWGVCYVIEGSQLGGAVLYARLKDRLAPHPLGFLQAGRESLAARWQAFHRAMAAEVAHSTLIDEACRGAADAFDRLIELARRPVTAACANAD; encoded by the coding sequence TTGACCGACACATCTGAAACCACTGTCCGCTCGTCTTCGGGTGGAAACGAGGGGGCGGCCGGCGCACTACCCGCTGCGCTTGTCGCGCTGCGCGCCGCGACCGCTGAACGCCACGAACTGCTGCACGAAATCATGCCGCTGTCGGTCGACAGCGTCGCATTGCGCGACTATCTCGCGCACCTGCAAATTCTGCGTGACTGGCTCGAACCGCTCGAAGCCTGGCTGGGCACTTTCAGCGATGGTCCGCAGTCGCCGCTGCTTCCAGCGCGCATCAACCGCCTGGCGCTGATCGACGCCGATCTCGCGCATGAATCGGCGCTGCCGCAGGAGCGCGCCGCCTCGGCGGCGTGGAACGCGCACCGCTGGCAAGGCGGCGCGAGTGCTGCCTATCGCTGGGGCGTCTGCTATGTGATCGAAGGTTCGCAACTCGGCGGCGCGGTGCTGTATGCGCGCCTGAAAGACCGCCTCGCGCCGCATCCGCTAGGCTTTCTGCAAGCCGGCCGCGAATCGCTCGCCGCGCGCTGGCAGGCCTTCCATCGCGCCATGGCTGCGGAGGTTGCCCATTCCACCCTGATCGATGAAGCGTGCCGCGGCGCGGCCGATGCCTTCGACCGTCTGATCGAACTCGCGCGGCGCCCTGTCACGGCCGCCTGCGCGAACGCCGATTGA
- a CDS encoding hypervirulence associated TUDOR domain-containing protein: protein MSQHLKSGDRVSWNTPQGVTHGKIVRVISTHTTVDGRTVDASTSDPHYEVQSEKSGKHAVHRGDALHRLNN, encoded by the coding sequence ATGTCCCAACATCTGAAATCTGGCGACCGTGTCAGCTGGAACACGCCGCAAGGTGTCACGCACGGCAAGATTGTGCGCGTCATTTCTACCCACACGACCGTGGATGGCAGAACCGTCGATGCCTCCACATCCGATCCACACTACGAGGTGCAAAGCGAGAAAAGCGGCAAGCATGCCGTTCATCGCGGCGACGCGCTGCATCGACTGAATAATTGA